Proteins from a single region of Centropristis striata isolate RG_2023a ecotype Rhode Island chromosome 9, C.striata_1.0, whole genome shotgun sequence:
- the LOC131978225 gene encoding transmembrane protein 275-like: MVLPEKTSRPSAPKKVPQQQRGPGHQSLPSPALCCACGLCIMLAGINITLVGAFAFGTFIPTGNPPIVIGPLLLLVALAFFTACCVASRRPPAHMAHKAKGGEKWGLMRMGTAAFEMEASEHTLQDTTAVQLSPTNSPTFSHKSVSSHGGQTGCRDGADGLHVPEMSDTGVTGDDNAALTSDSKASTPTQMLPALNSSST; encoded by the coding sequence ATGGTGCTTCCTGAAAAAACCTCCAGACCATCTGCTCCCAAGAAGGTCCCCCAGCAGCAGCGTGGCCCGGGGCACCAGAGCTTGCCCTCCCCGGCCCTGTGCTGCGCCTGCGGCCTGTGCATCATGCTGGCCGGCATCAACATCACCCTGGTGGGAGCTTTCGCCTTTGGCACCTTCATCCCTACTGGCAACCCCCCCATCGTCATCGGCCCTCTTCTTTTATTGGTAGCCCTGGCTTTCTTCACCGCGTGCTGCGTGGCTAGCAGGAGGCCCCCGGCCCACATGGCCCACAAAGCTAAAGGAGGCGAGAAGTGGGGACTGATGCGGATGGGGACGGCGGCGTTTGAGATGGAAGCGAGCGAGCACACGCTGCAGGACACCACCGCCGTTCAGCTCAGCCCCACCAACTCCCCGACCTTCTCTCACAAGTCCGTCTCCAGCCACGGGGGCCAAACCGGCTGTCGGGACGGAGCCGATGGGCTGCACGTGCCAGAGATGTCGGACACGGGTGTCACTGGAGATGATAACGCCGCCTTGACCTCTGACAGCAAGGCGAGCACTCCTACACAGATGCTGCCCGCTCTGAACTCTTCCTCCACGTAG
- the mknk1 gene encoding LOW QUALITY PROTEIN: MAP kinase-interacting serine/threonine-protein kinase 1 (The sequence of the model RefSeq protein was modified relative to this genomic sequence to represent the inferred CDS: inserted 1 base in 1 codon), producing MLTSAVRGFDRGELAXFGHRVQLADMVRHSVMTELQTFQHSLQGNSLALGQVGQSCGGTQENGVASEERQHFSQGPAEIEKSQPVNIPDAAKRKKKKRTRATDSSTGTFDDLYKLTDEVLGQGAYAKVQGCISLQNGQEFAVKIIEKSAGHSRSRVFREVETLYQCQGNKNILELIQFFEDSSCFYLVFEKLRGGSILTHIQNRKHFDELEASKVVRDIAQALDFLHTKGIAHRDLKLENILCEYTDRVSPVKICDFDLGSGVKLSSACTPITTPELTTPCGSAEYMAPEVVEVFTDEASFYDKRCDLWSLGVILYILLSGSPPFTGHCGTDCGWDRGETCRTCQSHLFESIQQGKYEFPDKDWDHITEGAKDLISKLLVRDATLRLSAAQVLKHPWVQGNAPERGLPTPHVLQRNSSTKDLSQFAAEAIAFNRQLSQHDEQQEDVGAIVCSMRLSPPSNSRLARRRAQSNALRTGDFTPASDDLTD from the exons ATGCTTACATCAGCTGTGCGAGGCTTTGACAGAGGGGAATTGG GGTTTGGACATAGAGTCCAG TTGGCAGATATGGTGAGGCACAGCGTGATGACGGAGCTGCAAACCTTCCAGCACTCTCTCCAG GGTAACTCCCTGGCTCTGGGCCAAGTGGGGCAGAGTTGTGGGGGAACTCAGGAGAACGGGGTCGCTTCAGAGGAGAGACAGCACTTTTCCCAAGGCCCAGCAG AAATTGAGAAAAGCCAGCCAGTGAATATCCCCGATGCTgcgaaaagaaaaaagaagaaaagaaccaGAGCGACGGACAGCTCCACAGGCACTTTTGATG ATCTCTACAAGCTGACAGATGAGGTGCTAGGTCAAGGGGCTTATGCTAAAGTTCAAGGATGCATAAGTCTGCAGAATGGACAGGAGTTTGCTGTGAAG atcatAGAAAAAAGTGCAGGACACAGCCGCAGCAGAGTCTTTCGAGAAGTGGAAACACTCTATCAGTGTCAAGGAAACAA AAATATTTTGGAGTTGATCCAGTTCTTTGAAGACAGCTCCTGCTTTTATTTGGTATTTGAAAAGCTGCGTGGTg GCTCCATTCTTACTCACATCCAGAACCGGAAGCACTTTGATGAGCTGGAGGCTAGTAAGGTGGTCAGGGACATTGCCCAAGCTCTCGACTTCCTACACACTAAAG GCATTGCACATAGAGACCTTAAGCTGGAGAACATCCTTTGTGAATACACTGATCGG GTGTCCCCAGTAAAAATCTGTGATTTTGACTTGGGAAGTGGAGTGAAGCTAAGCAGTGCCTGTACGCCCATAACGACTCCAGAGCTCACTACACCG TGTGGCTCAGCAGAGTACATGGCTCCAGAAGTCGTGGAGGTGTTCACCGACGAGGCCTCCTTCTATGATAAACGCTGTGACCTCTGGAGTCTCGGGGTCATCCTCTACATCCTGCTGAGCGGCAGCCCGCCCTTCACAGGACACTGTGGCACCGACTGCGGCTGGGACCGTGGAGAAACCTGCAGGACCTGCCAG AGTCACCTGTTTGAGAGCATCCAGCAGGGCAAGTATGAATTTCCTGACAAGGACTGGGATCACATCACTGAGGGGGCCAAGGATCTCATATCCAAGCTGCTGGTTCGGGACGCAACCCTGCGCCTCAGTGCTGCTCAGGTCCTCAAGCACCCTTGGGTGCAAGGG aacgCTCCAGAGAGAGGTCTTCCAACTCCTCATGTTCTACAGAG gAACAGCAGCACCAAAGACCTGAGCCAGTTTGCAGCAGAAGCCATCGCCTTCAACCGACAGCTATCGCAGCACGACGAGCAGCAGGAGGATGTGGGAGCCATCGTCTGCTCCATGAGGCTCTCCCCTCCTTCCAACTCCAGACTCGCCCGCAGACGGGCGCAGTCCAACGCTCTGCGCACCGGGGACTTCACACCCGCATCAGATGACCTCACAGACTGA
- the mob3c gene encoding MOB kinase activator 3C: MALCLGQVFSKDKTFRPRKRFEPGTQRFELYKKAQASLKSGLDLRKVVQLPEGESMNDWVAVHVVDFFNRINLIYGTVSEYCSERTCPIMSGGLRYEYRWQDGDDYKKPTKLPALKYMNLLMDWIESLINDEYIFPTRVGVPFPKNFQQVCKKILSRLFRVFVHVYIHHFDSICSMGAEAHINTCYKHYYYFISEFNLIDHSELEPLKEMTEKICH, translated from the exons ATGGCGCTGTGTCTTGGACAAGTGTTCAGCAAAGACAAAACATTCAGGCCGAGGAAACGGTTTGAACCGGGCACCCAGCGCTTTGAACTCTACAAGAAGGCTCAGGCCTCGCTCAAGTCCGGCTTGGACCTGAGGAAGGTTGTTCAGCTGCCGGAGGGAGAGAGCATGAACGACTGGGTTGCTGTTCATGTGGTGGATTTCTTTAACAGGATCAACTTGATCTACGGCACGGTGAGCGAGTACTGCTCCGAGCGCACGTGCCCCATCATGTCCGGGGGGCTGCGGTACGAGTACAGGTGGCAGGATGGGGACGACTACAAGAAACCCACCAAGCTGCCCGCTCTCAAGTACATGAACCTGCTGATGGACTGGATCGAGTCGCTCATCAATGATGAGTACATCTTCCCCACCAGAGTAG GTGTACCTTTCCCCAAGAACTTCCAGCAGGTGTGCAAGAAGATCCTGAGTCGTCTTTTCAGGGTGTTCGTGCATGTTTACATCCATCACTTTGACAGCATCTGTAGCATGGGTGCAGAGGCCCACATCAATACCTGCTACAAGCACTACTACTACTTCATCTCGGAGTTCAACCTCATTGATCACTCTGAACTCGAGCCCCTG AAAGAGATGACAGAGAAGATATGCCATTAA
- the elovl1b gene encoding elongation of very long chain fatty acids protein 1b, producing the protein MANILQGMQEMGAHAKDIYDYLLSGLDPRLSDYPLMMNPLPMSAILLSYLFFVLYLGPRMMANRKPFQLKEAMIVYNFTLVALSIYIVYEFLMSGWLTTYTWRCDPVDTSESPEALRMVQVAWLFWFSKIIELMDTIFFILRKKHGQVTFLHIFHHSFMPWTWWWGVGYAPGGMGSFHAMVNSSVHVVMYFYYGLAAAGPRFQKFLWWKKYMTAIQLIQFVLVSLHATQYYFMDTCDYQFPMVLHLIWVYGTFFFVLFSNFWVQAYVKGKRLPKQEVKQCQNGTDVHANGKHHENAINHGATNGTTNGSARHENGSTHISKMKKA; encoded by the exons ATGGCAAACATTCTTCAAGGGATGCAGGAGATGGGCGCACACGCCAAGGACATCTACGACTACCTCCTGTCAGGACTTG ATCCACGGTTGTCGGACTATCCACTGATGATGAATCCTCTTCCAATGTCTGCAATATTGCTGAGTTACCTGTTCTTTGTACTGTACCTTGGACCTCGCATGATGGCCAATCGCAAGCCCTTCCAGCTGAAAGAAGCCATGATAGTCTACAACTTCACGCTAGTGGCACTGTCAATATACATTGTCTACGAA TTCTTGATGTCCGGTTGGCTCACGACATATACCTGGAGATGTGACCCAGTTGATACATCTGAGAGTCCTGAAGCACTCCGA ATGGTTCAAGTTGCCTGGCTGTTCTGGTTCTCCAAGATCATCGAGCTCATGGACACA attttcttcattttgaggaaaaagcaCGGCCAGGTCACCTTCCTGCACATCTTCCACCATTCCTTCATGCCCTGGACCTGGTGGTGGGGGGTCGGCTATGCTCCTG GTGGAATGGGATCTTTCCATGCCATGGTGAATTCTTCTGTCCACGTCGTCATGTACTTCTACTACGGCCTTGCTGCTGCTGGACCACGCTTCCAGAAGTTCTTGTGGTGGAAGAAATACATGACAGCCATCCAGCTG aTCCAGTTTGTCCTGGTTTCTCTCCACGCTACCCAGTATTACTTCATGGACACCTGCGACTACCAGTTCCCCATGGTCCTCCACCTCATCTGGGTGTATGGAACCTTCTTCTTCGTGCTCTTCTCCAACTTCTGGGTCCAGGCTTACGTTAAAGGTAAACGGCTGCCAAAACAGGAGGTTAAGCAGTGTCAGAACGGCACAGACGTCCACGCTAACGGCAAACACCACGAGAACGCCATCAACCACGGAGCCACCAACGGCACCACCAACGGTTCTGCTCGCCACGAGAACGGCAGCACTCACATAAGCAAGATGAAGAAGGCCTAG